CCTTTGACCgacattaaaaataaagctgATCAGATTGTTTAACCATTAAGGTGAAATCAAAACCATGCAAACCGTACGTGGAGCGGACTTACCCAGAAGATGAAGTTGAAAACGAAAAGCAGATATTTCACGCATTTCATCCCACCCTGCACTTTGCTCATGATGGCACCTGATTTGTCGGTATCTCCGATCTAAAGCTCGACGCCCTCTGAACGCTATTATTTTGCAAATCCTCGCTTCTTCCAGCTGGACATCAACCCTATACAATGATGATGCCCTGCACCGCTCTCCACCATCCGAACATCAAAACATGCGCACAAGACGCTGGCTTGCTGTTGCGCGCCGCTTGCGCCGCCCATCTGcgtgtgcgtacgtgtgtgcGCTGAGGTGCTCAAGGTGGGGTTCAGGGACGATCTGGGGAACCCTGAGGGAGGCTTCAAGATGTCCCTAGACAACATGAGGAAGAGGTGTGATTTCGCTGCTCGGGCTTTAGCACGGTGATAATAAGGACATGGCTCCGCAAatgttaggaaaaaaaatcccccaaacTAGAACCCTGTTTAATCACACTTTGTCTGATAAACCtcaatttaaaaggaaaattgtTTGTGGATATGATCAAATATCAAATTATATAACAGTCTGTGTGGGTGGGAGATGTGAAACCAGTATAGAAAGCTGCCAGCGGCTTGCAGTCCCTGTCTTTTGTGCTACGTTTGATTAAATACAGTGAATTTAATCTGTTTAATTTGTCGAGGACACTCAGGGCCCCCCAGTGAGGACCCTCAGGGGTTTTTTGGAGCCTCTGTAGGACAAGAGTTTATCAACTCAGTGAGCTTTCACTTCTCAGACAGATGCTTTTAAACCTGCCTTCCACCTTGCACCATTCCACTGTTATCAGTGTTTATTATGAAAATATGGGATCTTGTCTACAAACCAAGGACGTGACCTCAGCGTCCTCAATGGTAGCTGCATGGAGCTGTGGCCTAGTTTTAGTAAATATAGGCAGCACACCATCTTGCTTTCGTATATGTATTAGCTGGGGCTGCTAATAACGATTATTTTCACTATCAGTTACctgttttgtctataaaatgtcagaacattGTGAAAAATACCCTTTATAATTTCCCATATCCCACAGTAATGTGTACAAATGTTTTGCTATGTCtaaccaacagtcaaaaacccaGAGACACACAATTTAATATCACGTGTTCatgtgtgacaaagaaaaggatcaaatcctcacatttgagaagctgaaaccaaagTTTggtatttcaaatgaaatctttaatCAATCATCAAAATAGCTAATTAGATGATTAATTCTCTATCAGTCgactaactgattaatcgactaatctTTGCAGCTCTAGTCTTAACATACAAGTCATTCTTAGTATGGTACATGAAACCATAGTTATTTGTTAATTTGCCCAATAACCCTTCATTCATCACTATTCGTATAATTTgaatgtgtatgcatgtgtgcatttgtagtGTTGCTCTCACACACTGAATTCAAACCAGCTCCTCGAATGAATGAAGGCAGCACATTGGAGCGTCACCAAAGCTCTTCTGTGTCGTCTCTGTGGGCCCGAGGGGGGTCAGCTCGGGTTCACCGGTCTCACATTCAAGCTTCTCATGTTTGTGTGGCCCTTTGTTTCCTGCACAGAAGTGGGAGGGAAACAGCGACCCCCCTGTTTATCTGCCAGAGTATCAGTGAGGATCAGCCCTGGTCGATCATGAGACACATCGCATCGCTGCCTACTTCTTCTATTTTCTATCTGATAACATCTCGAGCCAGAGTCAGGAAAATTATAAAAGGAGTCAGTTGTCACACAcaagatagatagacagatagatagacagatagatagacagatagatagatagatagatagatagatagatagatagatagaacaATGATTAATAGTTTCCATGTTACCCTGAATAAGATCACTGAACTGCATCAATGTTAACCTAATATCAGTCTGGTCATCCAATGCCGCCATGAATTCAGAGCTGTAATTATGACAGTGGGAAGTACACCCAAACTGAAACCGTATCCTCAGGGCATAATGGAGTCAAAATCCCATTATCCCTCCTCAGCCGCCATCTCCTCGCTCTCCTCTTCTGTGCTTGATATGTAAATCTGGTGCAATAATGTAACCTGATCTCCATATGGTGCAACTGTGAGTCATACTTGTGATCCAAGAGACATCAGAGGTGAGGAAATGGCGTGGTGATACCAAAATAATTACTGTACTGGATATTTTTATGAGGTCAGGTCTGTTAGTCATGGTTTCAGGTGAAGTTCTTTCGGAGTCTAAAAGAACATTTTGGGATAGAACGACAACAACAGACAGGGTTTAACTGGAACCTTCACTGTGACGTGGCAGGttctgttggtgtttttttcacttcacttgaTAGCGTGTGTTAACATCTGAAAACTAGCATCATATATTTGTCTGCATCACCAAGAGGCCAAAGTACTATGGAGACCCTCGAAATGAACAGGACtagacagacacaaatattGTGAGGTTGCTTGTTTTGCCATGTCACTGTCTCCATCTAGTGGACAGATCAAGAAATACACATACAATCCGTTGGGCTGATTGCAAACTCTAGTTTTAtgcaggagaagaggaggtgtgtgtgtgtgtgtgtgtgtgtattcactttttaaagttgactttgaaTCAATATTTAATAACTGTGTCTAACTTACAAGCTGTATGAAATATTATActgtgctttttgtttcatATATTACAGTAGCAACACAAGGCAGTCTGACTTTTCTGCAAAGCTCACCATCACAGCTCTAATGTCAAACCTATGTGCTATGactgacttttttcttcttgtgatAATAAGAAAGGAATTAAAACATATAACCTGTATAAATAAGATGATATAGGACTGGTTTATTGTAGTTTTGTAATCATGAGGTCTTTGTTTTCAGGTAATTGTTTCAATCCCACAACCCCAGGCTTGGTTTTCAAACATTCACTAGGCCACATGTtttgtattattgttttgtttagagagaaaaaaaacaaaaaaaccaagttgtctttttttctgaatagaCTGACTAAACCCTGAACTCAGCACGACCCACAACTTTATGATTTTTGACAAACCAAATCAattaatcgagaaaataatcagcagattaatccatAATGAAAATGGTAATTATTTGCAATTTTatataaaacagttaaaatgatCTCCACCTCAGTCAACCACAATGGAAAAATTCTGCATTTACATTAATAATCTAATGATATAACGTATAACAGTAAGTATGACAGAGTATTTCTGCAGTGTGATAGTAGTACTTTTactaagtaaaggatctgaatactccGAGTCCCTCCACCTCTATTAGCAGCAGAGTTGTTATTCTGGACACGTTTTATGTGAAGACTTATTCCAACATTTATCCTGTAGAGGGCagtgttgcattttgttttgagCAGTTTAGCGTTGAATGAGTTTGAAGTAAACGCAGCCCGTTGTAAACTAAACACACTGGCTGCGACAAATCATATTTACAGACCTACCGTTGACAGGTATACAGGTCTATGGGAATATTTCTCTTAAAACTCTAGTTTTGCAGAAATCTCAGCAGTTgccctttgtctctgtttcaaGTCTGCCTCCAAGCTCACAGAGCTCACAtcagacattttaaatgtcagctgTGATACAAAATTGGGCTATGAGCCTAAAAAAATCACAACCAATACCGTCTGTATGCCTCGAGTACAATTTGCAGAGCGCTCACGACATTGAAATGCCACtgccaaaacaaagaaactgacGAGCCATGATATTATCAGCCAGGGTTAGATTGATGAatcttatttatgtttatgtctttttccttttgtttcacaTCTACTGTAGAATGAGGACcaggaggaaaacacaaagcaaagccaAAAGCAAATTACTGGCAGTAAAATGAAGCCATGTGGgttttctcttcacttttccatcgaggccaaaaaaaaacaaatttgttcTTGCGTCAAAACTTAGAGAAACATCAGGCTTAGTATTCGTACAATAAActtcataaaacacacagtgcatgtatgtgagtgtttaataaataacaatgtcaaaaacaacattttaacaaaagTTTTGCTTATATCAGACCTGGGTCAAATTGTATTACCAAGATTTGTGGGTTGATTTTTTTAGTTTACTTAGAGTGAGTGGGGTGTGCTATAGGAAAAAACTGTAATTATCCTgattgtgttgctgtgctgcAACCTTTAAGGGCTGTCGTTCTGTGACACTCTCAGCTGTGGTTTCTAGTTTAAGACGTGATGTCAGGTCTCTTATTAAACTCCACACTGCGTCCTCTCAAGCTGCACTTTGAACTACACCCATGGTTCAGTCTAAACCCAGATactgtgtcctgtgtcctgtgtcatCACATCTGAGATTTAAATGAAACCTGCTGCAGAGGCTGAAGGGTGGTTTAAGGTCATGCACTTCAGTATAAATGCCGATTTTTACAGCTCAGAACCACTTTATTAATCtatcaaatttaaaatatttcaacttgCATGATCTCTTCAAAGCAGCAGTGAGGGTGTCACATCTGCCTCAGTTTATTTTTGACAGAAACAGGGTGACTGATTGTGTGACAGATTGgagcaacatttaaaataatgtagCAGCACAGGTCCAGTGCCTGCAGATATGAGGTCAGTTTGTCAGTAATTAAAGCAGGTGAGAAACCGACAGCAGGTACTATCTGACCCAGGCCTGGTGTATATACATGCAGTCCTGATACTTATATACCAATAATTTACTTTGTGCAGAGAGTGGGAAGTCTGGTGATAATTTATGCAGAAAAAGTCACGAAAGCCTGCATGTTAGTATGTGTATGTACAGcacttgactgtgtgtgtgtgtgtgtgtgtgtgtgtgtgtgtgctgtgcaggCCAAGTCTTCACTGCCGCCACGACTTGCGGCTGAGCACGCACACGCAGGCCACGTTGATGCGTATGAGCCTCCACGCCACCAGGTTTTTAAACGAAGTCAGCGCTCGTACAAAAGTGTGTGAGTTGGTGCAGTAGGAGTTCCAGTGTTTCGCGTCGATTCCCAAACAGCCTGAGCCGCCTGAGCGCGCGCTGTGACACGTGGTCTCGAAGAAGTACTGCTTCTTGTTGACATTGTTGATGTTCACGTCTGGCAGCACTGTCACCTCGTTGCCCGAGATGTCCGTGGCCTTGGTCTTGTTGCCAACCCAGACGCTGATGCTCTCGCACACTGAGTACACCCCACGGTGCTGAGGCTGCCCTGCTCGCCGGCGGGTCCTTCTGCCGGCACCCTGAGTCGCTGCCGGCTCCGCATCAGGGGGCTGTGAGCTGAAGAGCACCCTGGGTGAGAGGTAGTGGCGCTTGTTGAAGAGTTTGGGGTCCACTGTGGGGATGGGGTTGCGGCTGTCGACTGGATCCTGCTGCTGTGCCGTCGTGGCGGTACACGAGTCCTCTCCAATGGAGGCCACAGCCTGGGCACTGAAGAAGAGGAACAGGACCAGCATGGACGACCTCATGGGCACACAACCTAAGGGTGACAACAAGCACAGATAACACTTCTTGTAACACGTCTTGTACTGTTTACAACTGCATTTGTCACACAGTGTTTCAAACCTGTAGCTAATAACTGAATTTCTGGGCACTTGGGGGCACAGACTTGTTAGGAAGCAGATGTCTATTTACACATCTGGCAGATAGGGAGCAACATTAGTATCCACCCCCTCATtaaatgtaagtccaatattttCTCCATTTAGCTCCgtctttggtctccaccagctcctgtgGGAAATATCTCCCTGAGCTGGTGCTGGGTAAGTAAAGCTGGTGTAGGgtgttttcactgaaatcaGCTGCCTCCACATACCATCCTATTATAGGTGGAGGACAACATGGACAGTATTTTAACACTGAATTACATCTCCAAATACTTGTGaagcaaaataacaataattgaATTTCAAGTTTTGGGAGCTTTAATTCAATGTGTGGATAATAACAACCACATTTGGATCCATGTAGCATCTCAAATTTAAAGTACGAAAACACACCTTCCCTAACACTAAAGGTGTGGCCTCACTGTGTTTTCTCAAGTACAGTACATAACATATTAAGTGTCTGACATGTTTGCAGCTTAACAGGGCTCTGACAAGACATTCTTGGTCTGCAGCACTTCATTCAAGGCTGTGTGCTGACTGCTCAAGTTCAGGTAGGCAGGATACTGAGGTTTAACAGAGGGCATCAATGCCACCAAATTCATATTTGCgtatgtaaacaggaagtggttGAAAGTTTCGAATCTGACTTAATGGTTAATAGTGAAATTATTGACTTAGTTATATCCACAGAAAGGACAGTGGAGTCTGTGCAGTATAATCTCCTGCTGTCTATGATAAGATTATGAAGGATGAAGGACATCCACCGAGACAAGATAAGACAACgtgtcacacacactaaatgGTGTACCCTCTGCTTTATTTCACAGGGGATACGACACTACCACCAGAAAGCGGTAAGGATGTATATTATAATTTCACTTATGCCATTGTTTTTAGtctgtggttttatttaatGGATGTTTATTTCTCACgttctgttttcatcagtgGTTGATAAGGATGGgagcatttcattttcataaataaattgAACCTTTAACCTTGAATATCCATCaagtttttaagttttcctCTTGATTCCAATGATATCCCACGATTTGATCTAAGCTCTGCAAAGCTCTCAGATTAATATAATCTTCAAACTATATTCACAGACATGAAAAGGAATCCACAATTTTGTCTCTGCTTaagcaagaaataaaaattgaaGTTCCCCAGAAACAGAGTAGAGTTCCCTTTGTGGAATAGAAGAGAAGATGTTGTATATTGTTATCTATGGAAATAGGTATCACATTACCCACAGGAACATAACTGACACTGTTGTGACATcctgtcagcttgaaaccatttTCTATTCATCACACTttccctccactcctctctgCCTTTACTGTTTTGCATAAATTGACAGCCTGTGTCCTGTATTTAACACTAACACAATACAACATGAATTGCAGGCGTGTTAACACCTGCAATGGTGCTGCTTGCAGGCTCTGTCAGGTTGGTTTATTATATGCTATGTTTGCCTCAGGTGTGAGGGTGAGTGCTCCTGAATTCAAAATTGTTGGCAcaacaaatcaaaagaaaaacagcctgtACAACAGCGCACTTCTCTGAGCTATGATTACACCAACAAATGCTTTTGAGGTCTGTCCAATTTCCTCCTGTTTAATTGAGtgtctctcctctcacctcACCGCTGGGCTCTGTCCACCTGTGTCTGGTGCAAGACCTGGACATTAAAAAATCATTACTGCATCAGTTTTAGGATGGTTAGTATAATTGCTATAAACAGACCAGCtcacagcagaggaggctggactctgttctcatttttacattgtgtgcCAATTTGTGCAATTGCTAGGGGCACACAGGAAGGTTGCTTTACAGCAGGAAGCTGGAGACATTCAtccagtagaaaaaaaaagaactcaaaCTTTTGGAGTTGAGTGTAAGgctgatgaaaaggaaaaaaaaaaactttaaatgagCACAGTTACTCCCTGGTGGCAATATCTCTTttacaaaatgaattaaaaggGTCATGATATtgggaaacacaaaaaaagtcactgctgacaaagacaaaggatAAAAATGATCATGTCCATGGTCTCTTTTTTATGGCTGAGTATACCAAGTTatcagaaataaatgaattaactATTGAAATGCTACCTGAAGTATGGAACATGCATTATTATATATGAAAAGCAAATGTGTCAGCTGATATAGGGAGCCACTGGAGATGTGGGTCGGTGAAAATGTCTTAGAATAGTCCTTTTTCACGGCAGACATTTTTATAAgtcattttagaaaaacaaaggcaTAAGTGAAAACATTTATGATGGGTGGATTCCATTCACGTGTTTTAGTTCAAGGCCTTTGGTGCAGGCTCCCTGGCTTGGCTTACTGAGACACATAAATGGAATAGAGCCTAAATTcatgttattagttacacctgtgtcttttctgtgttaAAAAACCATCTATATACAAGTGGGATAGACAAAGTTTTGTGAGGATTGGTGAATGCCTGTTTTTATCCAAACAGCTTCAAGGAAAAATTTGGATTCAAGTGgaggacaaaagtcaaaattcttcaCTTTTACACCTGGTTTTACATCTGGATGAGATTAGACTCCAGATGACTGCAGTACAGAAACAGAGGCGAGCACCTTCTGAGACATTAACAATAAGTATAATACAAAATAGGGTGGTCTTAGCCAATCGTTTGCATTGATATTAACATGTGATGGTATGTTACACcgcttttcttttttgttgcatGTGTTAGGGGAGCAAACATGAATGAAGCTCACTTTCCATTAATTTTCATTGCTTCCCCGGAGATATTAACGATTTCATGCATAtataaattttactttttgtgcTCTTGTTTCTTTTGTAGACTGTCATTCATCCATCTTCATACCTTTTCAGTGTCTCCACGTGAACTGTAGCACCTCTGAGGCTCCTAGAGGATGTGATTAGAGCTCGCTGTGTTCTGGGCTCCTGCCATCAGGCCCGGCTGTGGCCCCCATCTAGCACACCTCTGCCCTCCTCTGTATCCCCTCTTCGGTGCTGTTgagagacaagcagagaaagTGTCTCAGCCGGCT
This region of Toxotes jaculatrix isolate fToxJac2 chromosome 3, fToxJac2.pri, whole genome shotgun sequence genomic DNA includes:
- the ngfb gene encoding nerve growth factor, with product MRSSMLVLFLFFSAQAVASIGEDSCTATTAQQQDPVDSRNPIPTVDPKLFNKRHYLSPRVLFSSQPPDAEPAATQGAGRRTRRRAGQPQHRGVYSVCESISVWVGNKTKATDISGNEVTVLPDVNINNVNKKQYFFETTCHSARSGGSGCLGIDAKHWNSYCTNSHTFVRALTSFKNLVAWRLIRINVACVCVLSRKSWRQ